A region from the Palaemon carinicauda isolate YSFRI2023 chromosome 9, ASM3689809v2, whole genome shotgun sequence genome encodes:
- the LOC137646425 gene encoding uncharacterized protein, whose product MFTTGEKRPAIDCTTCRLKPPHARYNIRLMSQQVPTGWRTCILLTTLTVSLPSVLFHQSQKVFVLCKFTFGGRKMPRTCVNRADNFCYICGGVTFASQKRRMTALVRKAYHLYFGCKIGDQDKNWAPHICCNTCATNLRQWLNRKRKGMPFAVPMTWREPTDHTINCYFCMVPPIQKGLSKKKKESIEYPNIPSAIRPIPHGEGLPVPDVPSSVSFE is encoded by the exons ATGTTTACCACAGGAGAAAAAAGACCAG CCATCGATTGCACCACTTGTCGACTGAAGCCACCCCATGCAAGAtacaacatccgcctcat GTCTCAACAGGTTCCTACAGGCTGGCGGACGTGTATATTACTCACTACGCTCACAGTCTCTCTCCCCTCAGTATTGTTTCATCAGTCACAGAAGGTGTTTGTGCTGTGCAAGTTTACATTTGGAGGGCGAAAG atgcCTCGTACTTGTGTGAATAGGGCAGACAACTTCTGCTACATTTGTGGTGGGGTgacctttgcatcacagaagcgcCGTATGACTGCTCTGGTTAGAAAGGCATATCACCTATATTTTGGATGCAAGATTGGTGACCAGGATAAGAACTGGGCTCCTCACATATGCTGCAACACTTGTGCTACAAACCTTCGCCAATGGTTGAACAGAAAGAGGAAAGGAATGCCTTTTGCTGTGCCAATGACGTGGAGGGAGCCCACAGACCATACCATCAATTGTTATTTCTGCATGGTACCTCCAATACAAAAGGGCTtgtcaaagaagaaaaaggagtCCATTGAATATCCAAACATTCCATCAGCTATTCGCCCGATTCCACATGGAGAAGGTCTACCTGTTCCTGATGTACCAAGTTCAGTATCTTTCGAATGA
- the LOC137646427 gene encoding uncharacterized protein encodes MAESSLVQEHLNAIECKWKFIPARAPWFGAIWERSIGLLKTCLKKVIGQAFLSFSELSCVVTELEAIINDRPLSYTSGDLDQLDILTPNHLILGRRLRSFPRAVIDWKDETKDPLYGENKDVGKRFLYITKKCDDLWKRWERIFNFPQRNSSGRNQT; translated from the coding sequence atggcagaaagttccttagtacaagaacacctgaatgctatcgaatgtaaatggaagttcataccagccagagcaccttggtttggagctATATGGGAAAGATCGATTGGTCTTCTGAAAACATGTCTAAAGAAAGTAATAGGTCAGGCCTTTCTCAGCTTTAGTGAACTTTCTTGTGTTGTGACTGAACTAGAAGCAATTATTAATGACAGACCCTTAAGTTATACTTCGGGAGATCTAGACCAGTTGGATATTCTGAcgcccaatcatttgattttaggacgTAGATTGAGATCTTTCCCTAGGGCAGTCATAGATTGGAAAGATGAAACTAAGGACCCTCTGTATGGCGAAAATAAGGATGTTGGAAAGCGATTTTTGTACATTACAAAAAAATGTGATGACCTGTGGAAAAGGTGGGAGAGAATATTTAACTTCCCTCAGAGAAACTCATCGGGTAGGAATCAGACATGA